One Pseudodesulfovibrio cashew DNA window includes the following coding sequences:
- a CDS encoding ABC transporter ATP-binding protein — MSLIELDGISKKYLTGQVETEALKQISVSIEKGKLVTFVGPSGSGKTTLLNIIGCMDKPSSGEVRVTGTRVDTLGKKEAAHFRGEHLGFIFQSFNLIPVLSVYENIEYPLLMITRTPAAERRERVMAVLEAVGMADQKDKRPDQISGGQKQRVAVARALVTNPEVVLADEPTANLDHDTAHKIIDLMKKMRDTYGTTFVFSTHDPRIVEHADVVHGIEDGMLRDGNPLVQGGNDHA, encoded by the coding sequence ATGTCGCTGATTGAACTGGACGGCATTTCGAAAAAATATCTGACGGGGCAGGTTGAAACTGAGGCCCTGAAACAGATCTCCGTCTCCATCGAAAAAGGGAAACTTGTCACGTTCGTCGGACCTTCGGGAAGCGGCAAGACAACACTGCTCAATATCATCGGCTGTATGGACAAGCCCTCGTCCGGCGAGGTCCGGGTGACCGGCACCAGGGTGGACACCCTGGGGAAAAAGGAAGCTGCTCATTTTCGCGGCGAACACCTTGGTTTCATTTTCCAGTCGTTCAATCTCATCCCTGTCCTGAGCGTGTACGAGAATATAGAATACCCCCTGCTCATGATCACCCGGACTCCCGCAGCCGAGCGGCGGGAACGCGTGATGGCTGTGCTGGAGGCCGTCGGCATGGCCGACCAGAAGGACAAGCGGCCGGATCAGATTTCGGGCGGCCAGAAGCAGCGCGTGGCCGTGGCCCGTGCTCTGGTGACCAACCCGGAGGTGGTGCTGGCGGATGAGCCCACCGCGAACCTCGACCACGACACGGCCCACAAGATAATCGATCTGATGAAAAAAATGCGGGACACCTACGGGACCACCTTCGTCTTCTCCACCCACGACCCGCGCATCGTCGAACACGCCGACGTGGTGCACGGCATCGAGGACGGCATGCTGCGTGACGGGAACCCGCTTGTCCAGGGAGGCAATGACCATGCTTAA
- a CDS encoding RNA polymerase sigma factor: MPDRQESQLPDEALLEASGNGDRQAFGELVRRHQSWAWGVAYRFLGSRDESEDIVQAAFIKLLSASARYRRTARFKRFFYIIISRLCLDHAKRKKPGQSDDYPELADPSPGQEEALIMSQDAARVRRALDAIPPRQRMAVVLRYYEGLGYDEMAAVLETSRKGVERLLSRGREAMRKELKSR, translated from the coding sequence TTGCCTGATCGACAGGAATCACAACTCCCGGACGAGGCCCTATTGGAAGCCTCGGGAAACGGGGACCGGCAGGCCTTCGGCGAACTCGTCCGGCGGCACCAGTCCTGGGCCTGGGGCGTGGCCTATCGTTTCCTTGGCTCCAGGGATGAGTCCGAAGATATCGTTCAGGCCGCCTTCATCAAGCTGCTTTCCGCGTCGGCCCGATATCGCCGTACCGCACGTTTCAAGAGGTTTTTCTACATCATCATTTCTCGACTCTGCCTGGACCATGCCAAAAGGAAAAAGCCCGGACAGTCGGACGATTATCCGGAGTTGGCCGATCCGTCCCCCGGACAGGAGGAGGCATTGATCATGAGCCAGGACGCGGCTCGTGTTCGCCGGGCATTGGATGCCATTCCCCCTAGACAGCGCATGGCCGTGGTGCTGCGTTACTACGAAGGGCTCGGCTATGATGAAATGGCCGCAGTGCTTGAAACGTCACGCAAGGGAGTCGAGCGGTTGCTGTCCCGGGGCCGTGAGGCGATGCGAAAGGAATTGAAATCGCGTTGA
- a CDS encoding outer membrane lipoprotein-sorting protein: MIKHVLLLTVICLVFGTGQASAMDAGDVLQAVDRNLAPVSYESYRKLINIEPDGSKREYVLYTIKKGQDMVASVFLEPSSEKGRATLRLGDNMWLHIPSVAKPVRITSLQSVTGGIFNNADIMRLDYSVEYAPESMEENDDAYVLHLKAKTNDVAYDKLEMLVAKDRLVPTEIKCLAASGMLIKTLHFKKMTDFGDGFVRPAIVETDSPLHKGYLSVMIFARMKARDFSDEVFTLNYLPRIETLRR; the protein is encoded by the coding sequence ATGATAAAACATGTTCTTCTCCTGACCGTCATCTGCCTTGTCTTTGGCACCGGGCAGGCGTCCGCCATGGATGCCGGGGATGTGCTCCAGGCCGTGGACCGCAACCTTGCCCCGGTCAGCTACGAATCCTACCGCAAGCTCATTAACATCGAGCCGGACGGGAGCAAGCGGGAATACGTCCTGTACACCATCAAAAAGGGGCAGGACATGGTGGCTTCCGTGTTTCTGGAGCCATCCAGCGAAAAGGGCCGCGCGACCCTGCGCCTGGGCGACAACATGTGGCTCCATATCCCGAGCGTGGCCAAGCCGGTCAGGATAACCAGCCTGCAATCGGTGACGGGCGGCATCTTCAACAATGCCGACATCATGCGGCTCGACTACAGCGTCGAGTACGCGCCCGAGTCCATGGAGGAAAACGACGACGCCTACGTTCTCCACCTGAAGGCGAAGACCAACGACGTGGCCTACGACAAGCTGGAAATGCTGGTGGCCAAGGACCGGCTTGTTCCAACGGAAATCAAGTGTCTCGCGGCGTCCGGGATGCTGATCAAGACCCTGCATTTCAAAAAGATGACCGACTTCGGCGACGGATTCGTCCGCCCGGCCATTGTCGAGACGGACAGCCCGCTCCACAAGGGGTACCTGTCCGTAATGATCTTCGCCAGGATGAAGGCCAGGGATTTCTCTGATGAAGTCTTCACCCTCAATTACCTGCCGCGGATCGAGACCCTGCGCCGGTAA
- a CDS encoding polyphenol oxidase family protein has translation MAAIAFFPFEFVGIPGVGCAFTSRRGGLSEPPHDSANLSFDVNDEPDKVAGNRRLVFDRLELTGWCECNQVHGGVIHADPAPIAPEEHAMLEGDGMTTATPGHGLVIKTADCQPILLAHRSGRYVAGLHAGWRGNKINFPGEGVRFFCETYGLDPKDVFAVRGPSLSPAAAEFVNFETDFGPGFKQYFDPETKRADLWRMTRDQLMAAGVPEKQLFSFDLCTMGMDDTFFSYRKACASPNRDTGRQAGIIWIKG, from the coding sequence ATGGCGGCCATAGCGTTTTTCCCCTTTGAGTTCGTGGGCATCCCCGGTGTGGGCTGCGCCTTCACCTCCCGGCGCGGGGGGCTGTCCGAGCCGCCTCATGACTCGGCCAACCTCTCCTTTGACGTCAACGACGAGCCCGACAAGGTGGCCGGAAATCGCCGCCTCGTCTTCGACCGCCTGGAGCTGACCGGCTGGTGCGAGTGCAACCAGGTTCACGGCGGGGTGATCCACGCCGACCCTGCGCCCATCGCCCCTGAGGAGCACGCGATGCTGGAGGGCGACGGCATGACCACGGCCACGCCAGGTCACGGCCTGGTGATCAAGACCGCCGACTGCCAGCCCATCCTCCTGGCCCACCGCTCGGGCCGTTACGTGGCGGGTTTGCATGCGGGCTGGCGCGGCAACAAGATAAATTTCCCCGGCGAGGGGGTGCGCTTTTTCTGCGAGACCTACGGTCTCGACCCCAAGGACGTCTTCGCGGTGCGCGGCCCGTCCCTGAGTCCGGCCGCTGCCGAGTTCGTCAACTTCGAGACCGACTTCGGTCCCGGCTTCAAGCAGTACTTCGACCCGGAAACCAAGCGCGCCGACCTCTGGCGCATGACCCGCGACCAGCTCATGGCGGCGGGTGTGCCCGAGAAACAGCTCTTCTCCTTCGACCTTTGCACCATGGGCATGGACGACACCTTCTTCTCCTACCGCAAGGCGTGCGCCTCCCCGAATCGCGACACGGGCAGGCAGGCCGGGATCATCTGGATCAAGGGCTAG
- a CDS encoding ABC transporter permease: MLNIFKIALRNLARYKRRTALTSLLIVIGVCMVVMFSGLAGSFKSMMIGIITDSSIGHLQIHRKGYFSSIDTMPLNLNMKGQGYKKIAKTLDGTPGVEAYAPRLKLGAVLSNYMESTNVRLSAIDPKREMAVCPSLVGRMKQGAPGPGEDLLKKGQVIVPEKVAKSLGMKPGDSVVLVATNKDGSVNGMEFQVAGIIEDIMGPGGKDAYMHIEDARSLLRTKPGEVTEIVVRVSDFNRLKPVAASLTATLGGFLNKKGKPAFELHTWQKLSPFSNIANMIDLMLITVKIVMVAIVLISVLNVMLMSVFERVREIGTIAAMGTSPGTIMSLFVAEGVLLGILGTALGLILGVGGLLAFKAAGVAFSFGRMDNLIVRPDINPGEMLFLSAIVLVASALAALQPAWKASRMEPVDALGHV, translated from the coding sequence ATGCTTAACATATTCAAGATCGCCCTGCGCAATCTGGCGCGCTACAAACGTCGTACGGCCCTCACTTCCCTGCTCATCGTCATCGGCGTGTGCATGGTCGTCATGTTCTCGGGCCTCGCCGGATCGTTCAAGTCCATGATGATCGGCATCATCACGGATTCAAGCATCGGTCACCTGCAGATTCACCGCAAGGGGTACTTTTCGTCCATAGACACCATGCCCCTCAATCTGAACATGAAGGGACAGGGGTACAAAAAAATCGCGAAAACTCTCGATGGCACTCCCGGAGTGGAGGCGTATGCCCCCAGGCTGAAGCTCGGTGCGGTCCTCAGCAACTATATGGAAAGCACCAACGTCAGGCTTTCGGCAATCGATCCGAAACGGGAAATGGCCGTTTGTCCGTCCCTGGTGGGCAGGATGAAGCAGGGAGCCCCCGGCCCGGGCGAGGATCTGCTCAAGAAGGGCCAGGTCATCGTCCCCGAAAAGGTGGCCAAGAGCCTGGGCATGAAGCCCGGCGACTCCGTGGTGTTGGTCGCGACCAACAAGGACGGCTCCGTCAACGGCATGGAATTCCAGGTGGCGGGTATCATCGAGGACATCATGGGCCCGGGCGGCAAGGACGCCTACATGCACATCGAAGACGCCCGCAGCCTACTGCGCACCAAACCGGGCGAGGTCACCGAGATCGTGGTCCGGGTTTCCGACTTCAACCGCCTGAAGCCGGTCGCAGCATCGCTCACGGCGACCCTCGGCGGATTCCTGAACAAGAAGGGCAAGCCCGCCTTTGAGCTGCATACCTGGCAAAAGCTTTCGCCGTTCTCCAATATCGCGAACATGATCGACCTGATGCTGATCACGGTGAAGATCGTCATGGTCGCCATCGTCCTCATCAGCGTGCTCAACGTGATGCTGATGTCGGTCTTCGAGCGCGTGCGGGAAATCGGGACCATTGCCGCCATGGGGACCTCCCCCGGAACGATCATGTCGCTTTTCGTGGCCGAAGGCGTGCTCCTCGGCATACTGGGGACGGCTCTCGGGCTGATCCTGGGCGTGGGCGGGCTGCTGGCCTTCAAGGCGGCTGGAGTGGCCTTCTCCTTCGGACGCATGGACAACCTGATCGTGCGACCGGACATCAACCCCGGGGAAATGCTCTTCCTGTCGGCCATCGTCCTGGTCGCCTCCGCCCTGGCGGCGTTGCAACCCGCATGGAAGGCGAGCCGGATGGAACCCGTCGATGCGCTCGGCCACGTGTAA
- a CDS encoding sigma-54-dependent transcriptional regulator, whose translation MPANILVLDDEKNYLLILESILEDEGYDVTTLSDPEMGLAYLEDSEVDVILTDMKMPKLTGQDVLEHCKKNYPHIPVLIMTAFGSIEAAVEAMRIGAFDYITKPFANEELLLSISKAVQYAATQQENIRLKREIRDRYSKGNIIARARGMQQVLDMVDRAAPSKSTVLILGESGTGKEVIARAIHTSSPRRDQPFVTVNCMALNPGVLESELFGHEKGSFTGATAMRKGRFEQANKGTLFLDEIGELTPELQVKLLRVLQEHQIERVGGAETFDVDIRIVAATNKNLQEAVSKGEFREDLFYRLNVVSIFMPPLRERREDIPLLASHFLEKYTKENQVNITGFSGSAMDYLTAYEWPGNVRQLENVVERCTVLSRGEIIKAEDLPPEIKDEEAQFKSAVDLLPGKLNLAETMDKIEGALVKRALVRTEFVQVKAAEMLGLSKSNLQYKLKKYGLAGKAK comes from the coding sequence ATGCCCGCTAACATACTGGTCCTCGACGACGAAAAAAACTATCTGCTCATCCTGGAATCCATCCTGGAGGACGAGGGGTACGACGTGACCACCCTGTCCGACCCGGAGATGGGACTGGCCTACCTCGAAGACTCCGAGGTGGACGTGATCCTGACGGACATGAAGATGCCCAAACTCACGGGCCAGGACGTGCTGGAGCACTGCAAGAAGAACTACCCGCACATCCCGGTGCTGATCATGACCGCCTTCGGGTCCATCGAGGCCGCGGTGGAGGCCATGCGCATCGGCGCCTTCGACTACATCACCAAGCCGTTCGCCAACGAGGAGCTGCTCCTGTCCATCTCCAAGGCCGTGCAGTATGCGGCCACCCAGCAGGAGAACATCCGCCTCAAGCGCGAGATCCGAGACCGCTACTCCAAGGGCAACATCATCGCCCGGGCCAGGGGCATGCAGCAGGTACTGGACATGGTCGACCGCGCCGCGCCGTCCAAGTCCACCGTGCTCATCCTGGGCGAGTCCGGCACCGGCAAGGAAGTCATCGCCCGTGCCATCCACACCAGCTCGCCCCGCAGGGACCAGCCGTTCGTCACGGTCAACTGCATGGCGCTCAATCCCGGCGTGCTGGAGTCCGAACTCTTCGGCCATGAAAAGGGCTCGTTCACCGGGGCCACGGCCATGCGCAAGGGCCGCTTCGAGCAGGCCAACAAGGGCACCCTTTTCCTGGACGAGATCGGCGAGCTGACCCCGGAGCTTCAGGTCAAGCTGCTGCGCGTGCTCCAGGAGCACCAGATCGAGCGAGTGGGCGGCGCCGAGACTTTTGACGTGGACATCCGCATCGTAGCCGCCACCAACAAGAATCTGCAGGAGGCCGTGTCCAAGGGCGAGTTCCGAGAGGACCTCTTCTACCGCCTGAACGTGGTCTCCATCTTCATGCCGCCCCTGCGCGAACGGCGCGAGGACATCCCGCTCCTGGCTTCCCACTTCCTGGAGAAATACACCAAGGAGAACCAGGTCAACATCACCGGCTTCTCCGGTTCGGCCATGGACTACCTGACCGCCTACGAGTGGCCGGGCAACGTCCGCCAGCTGGAGAACGTGGTGGAGCGGTGCACGGTCCTGTCCAGGGGCGAGATCATCAAGGCCGAGGATCTGCCGCCCGAAATCAAGGACGAGGAGGCCCAGTTCAAGTCCGCCGTGGACCTGCTGCCCGGCAAGCTCAACCTGGCCGAGACCATGGACAAGATTGAGGGGGCCCTGGTGAAGCGCGCCCTGGTTCGCACCGAGTTCGTCCAGGTCAAGGCCGCCGAGATGCTCGGCCTGTCCAAGTCCAACCTGCAATACAAGCTCAAGAAATACGGCCTGGCCGGAAAGGCGAAATAA
- a CDS encoding anti-sigma factor family protein, translating to MHCRNCHTRLSAYLDGELPEQELRDMKRHLDGCADCRARLAELAALEAPLTSLGTPAMPGDLEFRIMARASREYFDAPIKSRFREIVRRGLGMTAMTSALAVGLLLGGLLGWNSHGGSVSERGMMRTENTVSASLSAAPGGSIEAAVLAGFDGGGRL from the coding sequence ATGCATTGCCGAAATTGCCATACACGTCTTTCCGCCTACCTGGACGGCGAACTGCCCGAACAGGAATTGCGGGATATGAAACGCCATCTCGATGGGTGCGCGGACTGCCGCGCGCGTTTGGCGGAGCTGGCGGCATTGGAAGCACCTCTTACCTCTCTGGGCACTCCGGCGATGCCGGGCGATTTGGAATTCCGGATCATGGCTCGAGCTTCACGAGAGTATTTCGATGCCCCGATCAAAAGCCGCTTCCGAGAGATTGTCCGCAGAGGACTGGGGATGACGGCCATGACATCCGCCCTGGCTGTCGGCCTGCTTCTGGGAGGTCTTCTCGGGTGGAACAGTCATGGCGGATCGGTCTCTGAACGGGGCATGATGCGGACGGAGAATACGGTCTCCGCGTCCCTGAGTGCGGCTCCCGGCGGTTCGATCGAGGCCGCGGTGCTGGCCGGATTCGACGGCGGGGGGAGGTTGTAA
- a CDS encoding Spy/CpxP family protein refolding chaperone: MYYLKRSLLALSVGLNIAFVLFWGMQYFPGQNPMPPEASRHSGDPFFAARYESVQVTPEQWKVLEPYAQAFKTNADRIRRETMQLRKRMLELLAKPVADERAIRAIQQKISVNQGEMKDEVLRLLLQEKAVLRPDQFSGLLEAIQNYGGSRPGFGAMAGGASKRN; this comes from the coding sequence ATGTATTATCTGAAGCGGTCGCTGCTGGCCTTGTCGGTGGGATTGAATATCGCCTTTGTCCTGTTCTGGGGCATGCAGTATTTTCCCGGACAAAATCCGATGCCGCCGGAGGCTTCCCGCCATTCGGGAGACCCATTTTTTGCGGCGCGGTATGAAAGCGTGCAGGTGACACCCGAACAATGGAAAGTGCTGGAACCTTATGCGCAGGCCTTCAAGACCAATGCAGACCGTATTCGCCGGGAAACGATGCAACTGAGAAAACGGATGCTGGAGTTGCTGGCCAAACCCGTTGCCGACGAAAGGGCGATTCGGGCCATTCAGCAAAAGATTTCTGTAAATCAAGGCGAAATGAAAGACGAGGTGCTTCGTCTTCTGCTCCAGGAAAAGGCCGTGTTGCGGCCGGATCAGTTTTCCGGACTGTTGGAAGCAATTCAGAATTATGGAGGCAGCAGGCCCGGGTTTGGGGCGATGGCCGGGGGGGCCTCGAAACGGAATTAA
- a CDS encoding 5-formyltetrahydrofolate cyclo-ligase has translation MNINDKERLRRRLIDKRLLLSESDRQERSDRALEFVRALPEWLEAAEVLLYWPVRGEVNVRPLLDELWERGARVLLPRCRPERNGEMDIACAVCRDDLAPGPFAIMEPDATKCPAMSECCPDLALIPGIGFDRRGFRLGFGGGYYDRLLANGAMQATLTIGMGYEFQLVDRIPTEEWDMPVKAVCTDEELWRP, from the coding sequence ATGAACATCAATGACAAGGAACGGTTGCGGCGGCGGCTCATCGACAAAAGGCTGCTGCTCTCCGAAAGTGACCGGCAGGAACGCAGTGATCGGGCTCTGGAGTTTGTCCGGGCCCTGCCCGAGTGGCTGGAAGCCGCCGAGGTGCTCCTCTACTGGCCCGTGCGGGGGGAAGTGAACGTGCGCCCGCTGCTGGACGAGCTTTGGGAGCGGGGGGCCCGCGTGCTCTTGCCCCGCTGCCGTCCCGAGCGGAACGGGGAGATGGACATCGCCTGTGCCGTGTGTCGGGACGACCTCGCGCCTGGCCCCTTTGCCATCATGGAACCCGACGCCACAAAGTGCCCGGCCATGAGCGAGTGCTGTCCGGATCTGGCCCTGATCCCGGGAATAGGTTTTGACCGGCGCGGTTTCCGCCTCGGTTTCGGCGGTGGCTACTATGACCGGCTGCTGGCCAATGGGGCCATGCAGGCCACCCTGACCATCGGCATGGGCTACGAGTTCCAACTGGTCGATCGCATCCCCACCGAGGAGTGGGACATGCCGGTCAAGGCCGTGTGCACCGACGAGGAATTATGGCGGCCATAG
- a CDS encoding B12-binding domain-containing radical SAM protein — MSRPEHPHIPWSGPAEGPRILGINPWIFDFAAFNVWSRPVGLLACLDMLRAAGASVALVDCLDRTWEDARWPSPGKYGTGHYPKEELPLPEPLAFMDRRYSRYGLPRDMVREALAALDPAPDLVLVTSIMTYWYPGALEVLDIAAELWPDVPRVLGGTYATLCTEHARAHARADLIMQGSMELPANWASLWQRLGLPAPSLPPNAGLSLALDLYAEPHYAPILGSRGCPFTCEYCASRALYPDFTQSAPDAVFSALRAEYDRGVRDFAFYDDALLINPDRWLWPVLDRINAEDLSLRLHTPNAMHVRRLSADVCARLKRAGLHTVRLGLETTDFDHRHDVKLTRREWEDGARNLLDAGFDLDDIGVYILFGLPGQDLGNVEQAVEHVRSYGFRPHLAHYTPIPHSPLFAEAAKVSPYPLAREPLFQNNSIWPCVPGGFNWDEAKRWKLLLQGK; from the coding sequence GTGAGCCGCCCCGAGCATCCGCACATCCCCTGGTCCGGCCCTGCCGAAGGCCCGCGCATACTGGGCATCAATCCCTGGATATTCGACTTCGCGGCCTTCAATGTCTGGTCGCGGCCCGTGGGCCTGCTCGCCTGCCTGGACATGCTCCGCGCCGCCGGAGCGTCCGTGGCCCTCGTGGATTGCCTGGATCGCACCTGGGAGGACGCGCGCTGGCCCTCGCCCGGCAAGTACGGCACCGGCCACTACCCCAAGGAGGAACTGCCGCTCCCCGAGCCGCTGGCTTTCATGGACCGGCGATACTCCCGCTACGGACTCCCGCGCGACATGGTCCGGGAAGCCCTGGCCGCCCTCGATCCCGCGCCCGATCTTGTCCTGGTCACGTCCATCATGACCTACTGGTATCCCGGCGCGCTCGAGGTCCTCGACATCGCCGCCGAACTCTGGCCCGACGTCCCCCGCGTCCTCGGCGGCACCTACGCCACCCTCTGCACCGAACATGCCCGCGCCCATGCCCGCGCCGACCTGATCATGCAGGGCTCCATGGAGCTCCCGGCCAACTGGGCCTCGCTCTGGCAACGGCTCGGCCTGCCCGCGCCCTCACTGCCGCCCAACGCGGGCCTGTCCCTGGCCCTCGATCTCTACGCCGAGCCTCATTACGCGCCCATCCTCGGCTCACGGGGCTGTCCGTTTACCTGTGAGTATTGCGCCAGCCGCGCCCTGTACCCGGACTTCACCCAGAGCGCTCCCGACGCCGTGTTCTCCGCCCTGCGCGCCGAGTATGATCGGGGTGTGCGCGACTTCGCCTTCTACGACGACGCCCTGCTCATCAACCCGGACCGCTGGCTCTGGCCCGTGCTCGACCGCATCAACGCCGAGGACCTCTCCCTTCGCCTGCACACGCCCAACGCCATGCACGTGCGGCGGCTCAGCGCGGACGTCTGCGCCCGCCTCAAGCGGGCAGGGCTGCATACCGTGCGCCTTGGCCTTGAGACCACCGATTTCGACCACCGCCACGACGTGAAGCTCACCCGCAGGGAGTGGGAGGACGGCGCACGCAATCTCCTGGACGCCGGCTTCGATCTCGACGATATCGGCGTTTACATCCTCTTCGGTCTGCCCGGTCAGGACCTCGGCAACGTCGAACAGGCCGTGGAGCATGTCCGGTCCTACGGCTTCCGTCCTCATCTCGCCCACTACACGCCCATTCCGCACAGCCCGCTCTTTGCCGAAGCCGCGAAGGTCTCGCCGTACCCCCTCGCCCGGGAGCCGCTCTTCCAGAACAACTCCATCTGGCCCTGCGTGCCAGGCGGGTTCAACTGGGACGAGGCCAAGCGCTGGAAGCTGCTCCTGCAGGGCAAATGA